The following are encoded together in the Capsulimonas corticalis genome:
- a CDS encoding efflux RND transporter periplasmic adaptor subunit: MDIVMRGPWKNLLSALALVLIFVVTLAAVGRYHKPGQLDVISAQAMDMSAMRPPAGAAPVSLVAVRRGSLGETVTYTGSVLPFNEQDISPRITGTLVALPVYPGDQVRAGQLVAELDSAEVSAKTQQAVQAARGASINARVAHLTHHLHHRAAVAQAAAQFSAAAQGVADAQAEAQASGDAIADAEAGVQSAQAGADYWKTEIAREKQLADAGAASRQEYQSELAQAQTAFSALSQARAKVSQAKAMAQAAQAKVSVAKRQVDAAQASQDMAQADLVVAEAQAQQAQAGAAETQAAVREAAVIQGYTRITAPLSGVVTERPAAPGTLAQPGMVILKIAEIDRVRVQANVAASDLSGIRPGASVEIAAQDGGDSIAAKITSVFPSANMNTRTAVIEAVVPNPGHRLQPGAFVTMRIDKQRGGIGGAELMVPASAIVSQGGQSYVWIAKGAGGPAKTEYECAICHMRYSAEQAAKNHYRDPMDGGKLTPVKSADTPAAGGASAHKVIVQIGASDGTSSEVTSDELTATDQVIAQGMAGLTEGARIVVTEWGTNGPKSLPDAASANAGLTVYRCDKCGMTYSEADAKKNNFIDPMDGGHLTPVKGSAQ, encoded by the coding sequence ATGGATATTGTGATGCGCGGACCCTGGAAAAATCTGCTGAGCGCTCTCGCTCTTGTCCTCATTTTTGTCGTGACTCTTGCCGCCGTGGGGCGTTACCATAAGCCGGGACAACTCGACGTGATCTCCGCGCAGGCGATGGACATGAGCGCCATGCGCCCGCCCGCCGGCGCGGCGCCCGTGTCGCTCGTCGCGGTGCGGCGGGGCTCACTGGGAGAGACCGTCACGTACACCGGATCCGTGCTGCCGTTCAACGAACAGGATATCTCGCCGCGCATCACCGGGACGCTGGTGGCGCTGCCGGTCTATCCGGGAGACCAGGTGCGGGCGGGACAGTTGGTGGCGGAGCTCGACAGCGCCGAGGTCAGCGCCAAAACGCAGCAGGCGGTTCAGGCGGCGCGCGGCGCGAGCATCAACGCCCGGGTGGCGCATCTCACGCACCATCTGCACCACCGCGCCGCCGTCGCGCAGGCAGCGGCCCAGTTCTCGGCGGCGGCCCAGGGAGTGGCGGACGCTCAGGCCGAGGCGCAAGCCAGCGGCGACGCGATCGCCGACGCGGAGGCGGGAGTGCAGAGCGCGCAGGCCGGCGCGGATTACTGGAAGACCGAGATTGCGCGTGAGAAGCAGCTCGCCGACGCCGGCGCGGCCTCGCGTCAGGAGTATCAGAGCGAGCTCGCGCAGGCGCAGACGGCGTTTTCCGCCTTAAGCCAGGCGCGCGCCAAGGTGAGCCAGGCGAAGGCGATGGCGCAGGCGGCGCAGGCGAAAGTCTCGGTGGCGAAGCGCCAGGTGGACGCCGCCCAGGCTTCCCAGGATATGGCGCAGGCCGATCTGGTGGTCGCCGAGGCGCAGGCCCAGCAGGCGCAGGCGGGCGCCGCCGAGACGCAGGCGGCGGTCCGCGAAGCCGCCGTCATCCAGGGCTATACGCGGATCACCGCGCCACTCAGCGGCGTGGTCACCGAGCGCCCGGCGGCGCCGGGGACTCTGGCGCAGCCGGGTATGGTGATTCTGAAGATCGCGGAGATCGACCGGGTGCGCGTGCAGGCGAATGTCGCCGCGTCCGATCTTTCCGGAATTCGCCCGGGCGCCTCCGTCGAGATTGCGGCCCAGGACGGCGGCGACTCCATTGCCGCGAAAATCACCTCGGTCTTCCCGTCCGCGAACATGAACACGCGGACGGCGGTGATCGAGGCCGTGGTTCCCAATCCCGGCCATCGCTTGCAGCCAGGCGCGTTTGTGACGATGCGCATCGACAAGCAAAGGGGGGGCATTGGGGGCGCGGAACTGATGGTTCCGGCGTCCGCCATTGTTTCGCAAGGCGGTCAGTCTTATGTTTGGATCGCGAAAGGCGCGGGCGGGCCGGCGAAAACAGAGTACGAGTGCGCGATCTGCCATATGCGTTACTCGGCGGAGCAGGCGGCGAAGAACCATTATCGGGACCCGATGGACGGCGGTAAGCTCACGCCGGTGAAATCCGCCGACACGCCGGCGGCCGGCGGCGCGAGCGCGCACAAGGTCATCGTTCAAATCGGCGCCTCGGACGGAACTTCATCGGAAGTCACCTCGGACGAACTCACGGCGACCGATCAGGTGATCGCCCAGGGCATGGCGGGACTGACGGAAGGCGCGCGGATTGTCGTGACGGAGTGGGGGACGAACGGCCCGAAGTCGCTGCCCGACGCCGCCTCCGCCAACGCGGGATTGACGGTGTATCGCTGCGACAAATGCGGCATGACCTACTCCGAGGCGGACGCCAAAAAGAACAACTTCATCGATCCCATGGACGGCGGACATCTCACGCCCGTGAAAGGCTCCGCCCAATGA
- a CDS encoding efflux RND transporter permease subunit produces MRLRTNRQDAPSEAGANRGFNISAWSIQHPWVVISFYVAVVILALAAIFGGVMPRRMMPYVESPMVGIVTMMPGLSAQEMETYISKPIEERMTDIRGARYIRSTSQDGLSIVSLEFPYGTNMQKAVTDVQSLMNAVQADLPQTGANLKPSWVLPIDPLNIPILSVSVTGDADKGWTPMALRQFAENDGVRAIKQVGDVQSVEVYGGQKRQLRVEINRDKLAAYGFSIMDVRDAIDKNSVAKPAGVITAGPNESIIRMADLAQSAAAVAGYPLGSKNGQVVYLRDVASVKDDLREQRSGYHFVDGKRQTIEGVNNDSVEMAVIQNPASGSPPVVDAVRKQLDQLVQDHPGLHFRVAYDNSHFVNILFKNTIEELTVAILLCGLAVLFFIGNPRGTLISVITIPVSMAMAILLMVPFGFSLNSSTLIGLLISIGRLVDDSVIDIHAVERHLRLGKDPAAATVDGITEVRLAVAASTIMLVLALLPLVFCGGITQLMFVGLVYPIIFGLIASFLVSLTLTALLASRLLTADGAGEKRGWLHERLLAPSQRWLERGDARYERFVRLLLRNKFVVIAAALCTIVVGFGFYNFIGSEMMPLADVGQAYGVLEMEPGASYARTQAATAALEKIILKHPEIQKVSTEIGEEPGGTYFTGYAMNQINTATMMITLSDKDERARTVWQVIDDIQKEALRAIPNIRRLQIKEMGSDVMASSEAPVTVLVSGQDLNVLSKLAGQVAEIARRTPGASQVSTSWAVEKPSYTLNVDARLAAEIGLTPADVADQAYYAMGGALADEFYRLPNVRQDTINIRYQGDQRRSVYDLLQMPITGKDGVQVPLKTLATASPQLAPTIIEHDGLRRTVSVLAYYRKGGPPSMDLAMAIIGKASARLNFPPGYSMEMRGDMTQMMDSFARLLRGLEIAVLLIFLVLVAQFGGLLSPLQMVLSIPLELSGVFIGLWLAHQAFSSVSIMAIIVLTGMDITTAILMIDQIMRRRRDHPDMPRDAAIALASRDRLRPILMTSLITIVTMIPVALTPRTGMDAYQPLGTVIVAGLTVGTLLSLLVIPVMHALVDDLNVWAGRRGKSPALSAVDERRAI; encoded by the coding sequence ATGAGACTGCGAACCAATAGACAGGACGCGCCCTCCGAAGCAGGCGCCAATCGCGGCTTTAATATCTCGGCCTGGAGTATCCAGCATCCCTGGGTGGTGATCAGCTTCTATGTCGCCGTCGTCATCCTGGCGCTGGCGGCGATCTTCGGCGGCGTGATGCCGCGCCGCATGATGCCGTATGTCGAAAGCCCGATGGTCGGGATCGTCACGATGATGCCCGGCCTGTCGGCGCAGGAGATGGAGACTTATATCTCCAAGCCGATTGAAGAGCGGATGACCGATATTCGCGGCGCACGCTATATCCGCTCCACCTCTCAGGACGGTCTTTCGATCGTTTCGCTGGAGTTTCCCTATGGGACGAATATGCAGAAGGCCGTGACCGATGTGCAGTCGCTGATGAACGCGGTCCAAGCGGACTTGCCGCAGACGGGGGCGAACCTCAAGCCGTCGTGGGTGCTGCCGATCGATCCTCTGAACATCCCGATCCTCTCCGTGAGCGTTACGGGCGACGCGGACAAGGGGTGGACGCCGATGGCGCTGCGCCAGTTCGCCGAGAACGACGGCGTGCGGGCGATCAAACAAGTGGGAGACGTGCAGTCGGTGGAAGTGTACGGCGGCCAGAAGCGTCAGCTTCGCGTCGAAATCAATCGGGATAAACTCGCCGCCTATGGCTTCTCCATCATGGACGTGCGCGACGCCATTGACAAGAACAGCGTGGCGAAACCGGCGGGCGTGATCACGGCGGGGCCAAACGAGAGCATCATCCGCATGGCGGACCTCGCCCAGAGCGCGGCCGCCGTGGCGGGGTATCCGCTGGGTTCGAAGAACGGGCAGGTGGTCTATCTGCGGGATGTCGCGAGCGTGAAGGACGATCTTCGGGAGCAGCGCAGCGGATATCACTTTGTGGACGGCAAGCGCCAAACCATCGAGGGCGTGAACAACGATTCCGTCGAAATGGCGGTCATCCAGAATCCGGCGTCGGGCTCGCCGCCCGTGGTCGACGCGGTGCGGAAACAGCTTGACCAGCTCGTTCAGGATCATCCGGGTCTGCATTTTCGGGTGGCGTACGACAACTCGCATTTCGTCAATATTCTCTTCAAGAACACCATCGAGGAGCTGACCGTCGCCATTCTGCTTTGCGGCCTCGCAGTGCTGTTCTTCATCGGCAACCCGCGCGGAACGTTGATCTCGGTCATTACGATTCCCGTGAGCATGGCGATGGCGATCCTGCTCATGGTCCCGTTCGGTTTCTCGCTCAACTCGTCCACGCTGATCGGGCTTCTGATCTCAATCGGCCGCCTGGTGGACGACTCCGTGATCGATATCCACGCCGTGGAGCGGCATTTGCGCCTCGGCAAAGACCCCGCAGCGGCGACAGTGGACGGCATTACCGAAGTGCGCCTCGCGGTCGCGGCGTCCACGATCATGCTGGTGCTCGCCCTGCTGCCCCTGGTCTTTTGCGGCGGCATCACGCAGCTGATGTTCGTCGGTCTGGTGTACCCGATCATCTTTGGACTGATCGCGTCGTTTCTGGTGTCGCTGACCTTGACGGCGCTGCTCGCGTCTCGCCTGCTGACTGCGGACGGCGCCGGGGAGAAGCGCGGCTGGCTTCATGAGCGTCTGCTTGCTCCGAGCCAGCGATGGCTGGAGCGCGGGGACGCTCGCTATGAACGGTTCGTGCGCCTGCTGCTGCGCAACAAGTTCGTGGTGATCGCGGCGGCGCTCTGCACGATCGTCGTGGGCTTCGGCTTTTACAACTTCATCGGCTCGGAGATGATGCCGCTCGCCGATGTCGGTCAAGCCTACGGCGTGCTGGAGATGGAGCCGGGCGCGAGCTACGCGCGGACACAGGCGGCGACGGCGGCCCTGGAAAAGATCATCCTGAAGCATCCGGAGATCCAAAAGGTCTCCACGGAGATCGGCGAGGAGCCGGGCGGAACGTACTTCACCGGTTACGCGATGAACCAGATCAACACCGCCACGATGATGATCACGCTGTCCGACAAAGACGAACGCGCGCGTACGGTCTGGCAGGTGATCGACGACATTCAGAAGGAGGCGCTGCGCGCCATCCCCAACATCCGCCGTCTCCAGATTAAGGAGATGGGCAGCGATGTCATGGCCTCCTCGGAAGCGCCCGTCACGGTTCTGGTCTCGGGACAGGATCTGAATGTGCTCTCGAAGCTGGCGGGGCAGGTCGCCGAGATTGCGCGCCGGACGCCCGGCGCGTCCCAGGTCTCAACGTCGTGGGCGGTGGAAAAGCCGTCGTATACGCTGAATGTGGACGCGCGGCTGGCGGCTGAGATCGGCCTCACGCCCGCCGATGTCGCGGATCAGGCGTATTACGCCATGGGCGGCGCGCTGGCCGATGAGTTTTACCGGCTGCCCAACGTCCGTCAAGACACGATCAATATTCGATACCAGGGGGATCAGAGACGCTCCGTGTACGATCTGCTGCAAATGCCGATCACGGGCAAGGACGGCGTGCAGGTTCCCCTGAAGACTCTGGCGACCGCCTCGCCGCAGCTTGCGCCGACGATCATCGAGCACGACGGCCTGCGCCGCACCGTTTCGGTGCTGGCCTACTACCGCAAGGGCGGGCCACCGTCCATGGATCTGGCGATGGCGATCATCGGCAAGGCGTCGGCGCGGCTCAACTTTCCGCCGGGCTACTCCATGGAGATGCGCGGAGACATGACGCAGATGATGGACAGCTTCGCGCGCCTCCTGCGCGGCCTGGAGATCGCCGTTCTGCTGATCTTCCTCGTGCTCGTCGCGCAGTTCGGCGGGCTGCTCTCGCCGCTCCAAATGGTGCTGTCGATTCCCCTGGAGCTGTCCGGCGTTTTTATCGGCCTCTGGCTGGCGCACCAGGCGTTCTCCAGCGTCTCGATCATGGCGATCATCGTGCTCACGGGCATGGACATCACCACGGCGATTTTGATGATCGATCAGATCATGCGTCGCCGGCGGGACCATCCCGACATGCCGCGTGACGCCGCCATCGCCCTGGCGAGCCGCGACCGTCTCCGGCCGATCCTGATGACTTCGCTGATCACGATCGTCACCATGATCCCCGTAGCGCTCACGCCGCGCACGGGCATGGACGCCTACCAGCCGCTCGGCACGGTGATTGTGGCGGGCCTGACCGTGGGGACGCTGCTGTCGCTTCTCGTCATTCCAGTCATGCATGCGCTCGTCGACGATTTGAACGTTTGGGCAGGCCGCCGGGGAAAATCGCCGGCGCTCAGCGCCGTGGACGAACGCCGGGCGATTTAG
- a CDS encoding TolC family protein, which translates to MKIPKMAPWTVLASMAFAGVPGVRAENEPPVVHAANMTLADALALAMQHSVTLKQAQADVSAAAAAARGAAAPTKPSLSATTYATAGDSSNILNTSPGVAPVNIFSAPARGFVDQNLTLMFPLSSGGKLRGVAGGARRQSDAAILTAQADQITVKEIVTERYADALLQRDLVSVAQSRLTAEDEQVRVTSENVQTGKSAPVDLLREQAEQADAGQQLLSARNQEALALVSLKTALGVSQESDLTLTDTLDTLSPPASLPGSLHDALAQAEKSRPEVAAAQRQIEAAQSALGAAHGAYAPQVYGVAMADAMAGQGTGRTGYTIGLTASLPLLDGGQRRADTDAAKAKLDRAAADALQVRQTVDQDAASAWLAYQTAMAQLQAARVGETAAVEADKLADLRYHAGKSVLAERLDAASAMSRALGARARAEADVVVSRARLLAAVGALAISEDRSR; encoded by the coding sequence GTGAAGATCCCAAAGATGGCGCCGTGGACCGTGCTGGCGTCCATGGCGTTCGCAGGCGTCCCAGGCGTCCGCGCCGAGAATGAACCGCCGGTCGTCCATGCGGCGAATATGACCCTTGCCGACGCCCTGGCGCTTGCGATGCAGCACAGCGTCACGCTCAAACAAGCGCAGGCCGATGTCAGCGCCGCAGCGGCCGCCGCGCGCGGCGCGGCGGCCCCAACAAAGCCGAGCCTCTCCGCGACGACATACGCCACGGCCGGCGACTCGTCCAATATTCTGAACACCTCTCCCGGCGTCGCCCCGGTGAATATCTTCAGCGCGCCCGCGCGCGGCTTCGTGGACCAGAACCTGACGTTGATGTTCCCGTTGTCCAGCGGAGGGAAGCTGCGCGGCGTCGCCGGCGGCGCGCGCCGACAAAGCGACGCCGCAATTCTGACGGCGCAGGCGGATCAAATCACGGTGAAAGAAATCGTTACGGAGCGATACGCCGACGCCCTGCTGCAGCGCGATCTGGTGAGCGTCGCGCAGTCCCGCTTAACCGCCGAAGACGAGCAAGTCCGCGTCACGTCGGAAAATGTCCAAACCGGCAAATCGGCGCCCGTGGATCTTCTGCGGGAACAGGCGGAGCAAGCCGACGCCGGCCAGCAGCTTCTGTCGGCCCGGAACCAGGAGGCGCTGGCGCTGGTCAGCCTCAAGACCGCCCTGGGCGTCTCCCAGGAATCGGACCTCACCCTGACGGATACGCTGGACACGCTTTCGCCGCCGGCGTCTCTTCCCGGAAGTCTCCATGATGCGCTGGCGCAGGCGGAGAAGAGCCGTCCCGAAGTGGCGGCGGCGCAGCGCCAGATAGAGGCGGCGCAATCGGCGCTGGGCGCGGCCCATGGCGCCTATGCGCCGCAAGTTTACGGTGTGGCGATGGCGGACGCCATGGCGGGGCAGGGGACAGGGCGCACGGGATACACCATCGGCCTCACCGCCAGCCTGCCCCTTCTTGACGGCGGTCAGCGCCGCGCCGACACGGATGCCGCGAAAGCCAAATTGGATCGCGCCGCCGCCGATGCGCTCCAGGTCCGGCAAACCGTGGATCAGGACGCGGCGTCCGCATGGCTGGCTTACCAAACCGCCATGGCCCAGCTCCAGGCCGCGCGAGTGGGCGAGACGGCGGCCGTCGAAGCCGATAAGCTTGCGGACCTGCGCTACCACGCTGGAAAATCCGTGCTTGCGGAGCGCCTGGACGCCGCCTCGGCGATGAGCCGCGCCCTCGGCGCGCGCGCCCGCGCCGAAGCCGATGTGGTCGTCTCCCGCGCGCGTTTGCTGGCGGCGGTCGGCGCGCTGGCAATAAGCGAAGATCGTTCCAGGTAG
- a CDS encoding nucleoside phosphorylase: MLEENYPILEFDPTPIAVIEPKRIYATRDVPEHAVVCFFQEVIATLRDEHGAVVLHTLGSEIGPHPVYEIEFQGRRLAVFHPGVGAPLAAALLDEVIAMGCVKFIACGGCGVLDSAIAMGHVLVPHAAVRDEGTSYHYLPPSREVSASPAAVAAIEQTLRAHGTDYLAAKTWTTDAIYRETPARVKRRRDEGCVSVEMEAAAFFAVAQFRGVEFGQLLYGGDDVGGEVWDNRGWQNHGTAREKLFWLAAEACLSL; this comes from the coding sequence ATGCTGGAAGAAAACTATCCGATTCTGGAATTTGACCCGACGCCCATTGCCGTCATTGAGCCGAAGCGAATCTACGCTACACGGGACGTTCCCGAGCACGCTGTTGTCTGCTTTTTTCAAGAGGTGATCGCCACGCTGCGCGACGAACACGGCGCCGTGGTCCTGCATACGCTGGGCAGTGAGATCGGGCCGCATCCCGTTTATGAGATTGAGTTTCAGGGGCGGCGACTGGCCGTGTTCCATCCCGGCGTCGGCGCGCCGCTGGCGGCGGCGCTGCTGGACGAAGTGATCGCGATGGGGTGCGTCAAGTTCATCGCCTGCGGCGGCTGCGGCGTTCTGGATAGCGCGATCGCCATGGGGCATGTGCTCGTCCCGCACGCCGCCGTGCGCGACGAAGGGACGTCGTATCACTACTTGCCGCCCAGCCGCGAAGTGTCGGCAAGCCCGGCGGCAGTGGCGGCCATCGAGCAAACGCTTCGCGCGCATGGAACGGATTACCTTGCCGCCAAGACATGGACAACCGACGCGATCTACCGCGAGACCCCCGCCAGGGTCAAGCGCCGCCGGGACGAGGGATGCGTCAGCGTGGAGATGGAGGCGGCGGCCTTCTTCGCCGTCGCCCAGTTTCGGGGCGTGGAGTTTGGGCAGCTTCTCTATGGCGGGGACGATGTCGGCGGCGAGGTCTGGGACAACCGTGGCTGGCAAAACCACGGAACGGCGCGCGAAAAACTGTTCTGGCTGGCGGCGGAAGCGTGTCTGTCGCTGTAA
- a CDS encoding HAD family hydrolase has protein sequence MIKAIIFDFDGLVLDTETPEYLAWRDTYQNFGFDLPIEAWAAVIGRGASTIAKTPYDDLEERLGHSIDRDGVRADRRKRFMELMEGKVILPGVQALLDAASSEGILLGVASSSPRSWVAGYLEQLGILGSFTAIKCGDEVARAKPDPELYVTVLSALRVHADEAVALEDSPNGVAAARAAGIYCIAVPNDLTRHTSLAHADMVIEGLDRLSLADIRRIRAV, from the coding sequence ATGATCAAAGCGATTATTTTCGATTTCGACGGTCTCGTTCTGGATACGGAAACTCCGGAATATCTTGCCTGGCGGGACACATATCAGAATTTCGGCTTCGATCTCCCGATCGAAGCGTGGGCGGCTGTGATCGGCCGGGGCGCTTCGACGATCGCCAAAACGCCTTACGACGATCTTGAGGAACGCCTTGGGCATTCGATCGACCGGGACGGCGTGCGCGCCGACCGCCGCAAACGGTTCATGGAATTGATGGAAGGAAAGGTGATCCTGCCGGGAGTACAAGCCCTGCTGGATGCGGCTTCGTCAGAAGGGATCCTGCTGGGCGTGGCGTCCAGCTCGCCCCGAAGCTGGGTGGCCGGGTATCTGGAGCAGCTCGGAATCCTCGGCTCTTTCACGGCGATCAAATGCGGGGATGAAGTGGCGCGCGCGAAGCCCGATCCGGAGCTTTATGTGACGGTCCTCTCGGCCTTGCGCGTCCATGCCGATGAAGCCGTGGCGCTCGAAGATTCTCCCAACGGCGTCGCCGCCGCGCGCGCCGCCGGGATCTATTGCATCGCCGTCCCGAACGACCTGACGCGCCACACGTCCCTGGCGCACGCCGACATGGTGATTGAGGGATTGGACCGACTATCGCTCGCGGATATCAGGCGAATCCGCGCCGTGTAA
- a CDS encoding thiamine pyrophosphate-dependent dehydrogenase E1 component subunit alpha has protein sequence MAASPAALKTRGSTKYDAHGAEIKDAQVADADAVIAALKLTDEQLLLTYQRALEVRHFEEQCNRAFRANKVGGYLHLYIGQEAVSLGVLEACKQGDQVLSSYRDHAHCLILGSDPNAVMAEIYGKSTGISRGKGGSMHLFDKANGFAGGYGIVGGNVPLAVGIGWALKYKNELKDNKNICVCYLGDGSMNAGAFHEALNMAALYELPILYVLENNKYAMGTSVERHSANTDLSSRADSYNMRNSKVDGQDYFAVRKVAQEIIDEMRVNPAPYFLEAVTYRYVGHGAADGAGTQITYRDPSELEEWKKRDPINILGDALRKRGTLTEAKHDELDKSALEIARVAAEFADNSPVCAPEELTQDVYVD, from the coding sequence ATGGCAGCCAGCCCCGCCGCTCTTAAAACCCGCGGCAGCACAAAATATGACGCGCATGGCGCGGAGATTAAGGACGCGCAAGTCGCGGACGCCGACGCCGTGATTGCGGCCCTCAAACTGACCGACGAGCAGCTCCTCCTGACGTACCAGCGCGCGCTGGAAGTGCGTCACTTTGAAGAGCAGTGTAATCGCGCGTTCCGCGCGAACAAGGTGGGCGGCTACCTGCATCTTTACATCGGCCAGGAAGCGGTTTCCCTGGGCGTTCTGGAAGCCTGCAAACAAGGCGACCAGGTTTTGTCTTCATACCGAGACCACGCGCACTGCCTGATTCTTGGCAGCGATCCCAACGCCGTAATGGCCGAGATCTACGGAAAAAGCACCGGCATCTCGCGCGGCAAGGGCGGCTCGATGCACTTGTTCGATAAGGCCAACGGCTTCGCCGGAGGCTACGGCATCGTTGGCGGGAACGTCCCGCTCGCGGTCGGCATTGGATGGGCTCTCAAATATAAGAATGAGCTCAAGGATAACAAGAACATCTGTGTTTGTTATCTTGGCGACGGATCGATGAACGCCGGCGCCTTCCACGAAGCCCTCAACATGGCCGCCCTCTACGAACTTCCTATTCTCTACGTCCTCGAAAACAACAAATACGCGATGGGAACCTCGGTCGAGCGCCATTCGGCCAACACCGACCTCTCCTCCCGCGCCGATTCCTACAACATGCGAAACTCCAAGGTCGATGGCCAGGACTACTTCGCGGTGCGTAAGGTCGCGCAGGAGATCATCGACGAGATGCGCGTCAACCCGGCTCCTTACTTCCTGGAGGCGGTCACGTATCGCTACGTGGGACATGGCGCTGCGGACGGCGCCGGTACGCAGATTACGTACCGCGACCCATCGGAGCTGGAAGAGTGGAAGAAGCGCGACCCGATCAATATTCTGGGCGACGCCCTGCGCAAGCGCGGCACGCTGACCGAAGCCAAGCATGATGAGCTGGATAAGTCCGCCCTGGAGATCGCGCGCGTCGCCGCCGAGTTCGCCGACAACAGCCCTGTTTGCGCTCCCGAGGAATTGACCCAGGACGTTTACGTCGATTAA
- a CDS encoding pyruvate dehydrogenase complex E1 component subunit beta encodes MAEVIMPKMGDAMEEGTLLQWLKPDGATVSVGDVIAEIETDKSNVEVEAEEAGVLHTKVQPGATVPVGQPIAMIGDGAASSNGASAKSNGANGHAPAAPLASSGEGAIAPATTKEEKDILAVSAAVRSTETKDAGETVNISYREAIRMALGEELDRDENVFLLGEEIGQYQGTFKITENFLDKYGPQRIVDTPISEAGMVGLTTGAAMMGMRPVIEFMTLNFALVAWDQIINHTAKILYMSGGQYNVPCVLRGPGGVGVQLSAQHSQDLAHWYANTPGLKVVAPATPADAKGLLKAAIRDNNPVVFTEHAGLYGSKGDVPTDPEFIVPIGVADVKRTGKDVTIISYSRGTIISLAAAEQLAAEGIDAEVIDLRSLMPFDIDTIIESVKKTHHAVVVQEQWLYYGIAGEYAAQIGEKAFDYLDAPVERVAGAFVPMPYSRALEQLAVTHEADVIAAVKRTLARNS; translated from the coding sequence ATGGCAGAAGTGATTATGCCCAAGATGGGCGACGCGATGGAGGAGGGCACCCTTCTCCAGTGGCTCAAGCCCGATGGCGCAACCGTCTCGGTCGGCGATGTGATCGCCGAGATCGAGACCGATAAAAGCAACGTGGAAGTCGAGGCCGAAGAGGCCGGCGTTCTGCACACCAAAGTACAGCCCGGCGCCACCGTGCCGGTCGGCCAGCCCATCGCCATGATCGGCGACGGCGCGGCGTCCAGCAACGGCGCGTCCGCGAAGTCCAACGGCGCAAACGGTCACGCTCCCGCCGCGCCTCTGGCGTCGAGCGGCGAAGGCGCTATCGCCCCCGCGACGACCAAGGAAGAGAAAGATATCCTGGCGGTGTCGGCGGCGGTCCGGTCCACGGAGACCAAGGACGCCGGCGAGACGGTCAATATCTCCTACCGCGAAGCCATCCGCATGGCGCTCGGCGAAGAATTGGACCGTGACGAGAACGTCTTCCTGTTGGGCGAGGAAATCGGCCAGTATCAGGGAACGTTCAAGATCACCGAAAACTTCCTGGACAAGTACGGCCCGCAGCGTATCGTGGACACCCCGATCTCCGAAGCCGGCATGGTTGGCCTGACGACCGGCGCCGCGATGATGGGCATGCGTCCCGTCATCGAGTTCATGACCCTGAACTTCGCGCTGGTGGCGTGGGATCAGATCATCAACCACACGGCGAAAATTCTCTACATGAGCGGCGGACAGTACAACGTCCCGTGCGTCCTTCGCGGACCCGGCGGCGTCGGCGTCCAGCTTTCGGCGCAGCACTCGCAGGACCTCGCGCACTGGTATGCGAACACCCCCGGCCTCAAGGTCGTCGCCCCCGCGACGCCCGCCGACGCCAAGGGCCTGCTCAAGGCCGCGATCCGCGACAACAACCCCGTGGTCTTCACCGAGCACGCCGGCCTGTACGGCAGCAAGGGCGATGTCCCGACGGATCCTGAGTTCATCGTTCCGATCGGCGTCGCCGATGTGAAGCGCACGGGCAAGGATGTTACGATCATCTCCTACTCGCGCGGCACGATCATCTCGCTCGCGGCGGCGGAGCAGCTCGCGGCCGAAGGCATTGATGCGGAAGTCATCGACCTGCGCTCGCTGATGCCCTTCGATATCGACACGATCATCGAGAGCGTCAAGAAGACTCACCACGCGGTCGTCGTGCAGGAGCAGTGGCTCTACTACGGCATCGCCGGAGAGTACGCCGCCCAGATCGGCGAAAAAGCGTTCGATTATCTGGACGCTCCCGTCGAGCGCGTCGCCGGCGCATTCGTGCCGATGCCGTACTCCCGCGCTCTGGAGCAGCTCGCCGTCACGCACGAGGCCGACGTCATCGCCGCCGTCAAGCGAACCCTGGCGCGCAATTCTTAA